The Drosophila biarmipes strain raj3 chromosome 2L, RU_DBia_V1.1, whole genome shotgun sequence genome has a window encoding:
- the LOC108033572 gene encoding uncharacterized protein LOC108033572 — MMNWFNNICAESRLKFLANHEEPKVQRESKGGLMSAEECYSFIRKNIRPKSAIQEEVFWKIPILLVCLGCIIVILMAFCFAFQCLVTRAKAARLPKQLNFDICKVESSKNHPAIHKASQSEQPTYGDGMCCTCMR; from the coding sequence atgatGAATTGGTTCAATAATATTTGTGCTGAAAGTCGCTTAAAGTTTTTGGCAAATCATGAAGAACCCAAAGTTCAGCGGGAGTCCAAAGGCGGTCTAATGAGCGCAGAGGAGTGCTATAGCTTCATAAGGAAAAATATAAGGCCTAAAAGTGCTATTCAAGAGGAAGTATTTTGGAAAATACCCATCCTTCTTGTCTGCTTGGGCTGCATTATAGTCATATTAATGGCATTCTGCTTCGCATTTCAGTGCCTGGTAACGAGGGCTAAGGCAGCCAGATTGCCTAAGCAACTCAACTTTGACATCTGCAAAGTCGAAAGTTCAAAGAACCATCCAGCAATCCACAAGGCAAGCCAAAGCGAACAGCCAACCTATGGAGATGGAATGTGTTGTACTTGTATGAGGTGA
- the LOC108033538 gene encoding selenoprotein BthD codes for MPDKRPLDPLQPVLYIDHCRYRQTYRKQALHLHSSLAEALRAIQPRVKLQLRINDKGPPQDGSFEVAVAPQPTDDTKARQGVWTGLRRMPSASKVPHVDDIISPVCFALKLRDPHKESHRRMLTNLRHNEGSRARRREFM; via the coding sequence ATGCCCGACAAAAGGCCACTGGATCCCCTGCAGCCGGTGCTCTACATCGACCACTGCCGCTATCGCCAGACCTACAGGAAACAGGCCCTGCACCTGCATTCTTCGCTGGCCGAGGCTCTGAGGGCCATCCAGCCAAGGGTTAAGCTCCAGCTAAGGATCAATGACAAAGGCCCGCCGCAAGATGGATCCTTTGAGGTTGCAGTTGCCCCGCAACCAACCGATGACACCAAAGCCCGCCAAGGTGTGTGGACCGGACTGAGGAGAATGCCCAGTGCATCGAAGGTGCCCCACGTGGACGACATAATCTCCCCGGTCTGTTTCGCCCTCAAACTCAGGGATCCCCACAAGGAATCGCACCGACGGATGCTGACTAACTTGCGGCACAACGAGGGCAGTCGAGCGAGGAGGCGAGAATTCATGTAA